In Streptomyces sp. RFCAC02, the following proteins share a genomic window:
- a CDS encoding alpha/beta hydrolase, with protein MEKAVSRDGTTIAYERVGRGPALVLVSGALCTHATEAPLAGELADRHTVYVYDRRGRGESGDTAPCAVAREVEDLAAVIEAAGGEAGVHGMSSGGALALEAAASGLPITRVAVYEVPYSTAPAMRADAGAYTARLGALLAAGDRAGAVELFMGRVGVPPQAVAGMRQSPAWAGLEAVAPTLAYDDAVMGDGRVPAARLARIDRPVLVLCGDAGPQWFRDTGRAVAEAVPSGRYGTLGGQDHQVAPAALAPVLKEFFAGGHMGGTAR; from the coding sequence ATGGAGAAGGCGGTATCCCGCGACGGCACCACCATCGCCTACGAACGGGTGGGGCGGGGTCCGGCGCTGGTCCTGGTCAGCGGCGCCCTGTGCACCCATGCCACGGAGGCGCCGCTAGCCGGGGAGCTGGCGGACCGCCACACGGTGTACGTCTACGACCGCCGCGGTCGCGGGGAGAGCGGCGACACCGCCCCCTGCGCGGTCGCCCGGGAGGTCGAGGACCTGGCGGCGGTGATCGAGGCGGCGGGCGGCGAAGCGGGGGTCCACGGCATGTCGTCCGGCGGCGCGCTGGCCCTCGAAGCGGCCGCCAGTGGTCTGCCGATCACCCGCGTCGCGGTGTACGAGGTGCCGTACTCGACCGCCCCGGCGATGCGCGCCGACGCCGGGGCGTACACCGCGCGGCTCGGCGCGCTGCTGGCCGCCGGCGACCGCGCGGGGGCCGTCGAGCTCTTCATGGGCCGCGTCGGTGTCCCGCCGCAGGCCGTCGCCGGGATGCGGCAGTCGCCCGCGTGGGCGGGGCTCGAAGCCGTCGCACCGACCCTCGCGTACGACGACGCCGTCATGGGCGACGGGCGGGTGCCCGCGGCCCGGCTGGCGCGCATCGACCGGCCCGTGCTGGTGCTGTGCGGCGACGCGGGGCCGCAGTGGTTCCGTGACACCGGCCGGGCCGTGGCGGAGGCGGTGCCGAGCGGACGGTACGGGACGCTCGGGGGTCAGGACCACCAGGTGGCACCGGCGGCACTGGCGCCCGTGCTCAAGGAGTTCTTCGCGGGGGGACACATGGGCGGCACCGCGCGCTGA
- a CDS encoding SDR family oxidoreductase, which produces MHTETGTTGTAGRGVVVVTGGGRGIGAATALRLGAAGHALVLGYERDAAAADEVAARVRTAGGAAVTARVDVADEEDVRRLFATAADAGPLTGLVNNAGITGPLGPFAETSPAVMRRVVEVDVLGALLCAREAARAMSTRYGGAGGAIVNVSSGAATLGSPGEYVHYAAAKAALDTLTIGLAKELGPEGVRVNSVQPGLISTGIHAAMGDPGRPARMAPEIPLRRAGEPDEVAAAIAWLLSDEASYTTGAVLRVAGGR; this is translated from the coding sequence GTGCACACGGAGACGGGAACCACGGGAACGGCCGGCCGCGGTGTCGTGGTCGTGACCGGCGGCGGGCGCGGCATCGGCGCGGCCACCGCGCTGCGACTCGGCGCCGCGGGACACGCCCTGGTGCTGGGCTACGAGCGGGACGCCGCCGCGGCTGACGAGGTGGCCGCCAGGGTCCGCACGGCCGGCGGCGCGGCCGTCACCGCACGGGTGGACGTGGCCGACGAGGAGGACGTACGGCGTCTGTTCGCGACGGCGGCGGACGCCGGCCCGCTCACCGGCCTCGTGAACAACGCGGGGATCACCGGGCCGCTCGGCCCGTTCGCCGAGACGTCCCCCGCCGTCATGCGGCGCGTCGTCGAGGTCGATGTCCTCGGCGCGCTGCTGTGCGCCCGGGAGGCGGCCCGGGCCATGTCCACGCGGTACGGCGGCGCGGGCGGCGCGATCGTCAACGTCTCGTCCGGCGCCGCCACGCTCGGCAGCCCCGGCGAGTACGTCCATTACGCGGCCGCCAAGGCGGCACTCGACACACTGACGATCGGCCTCGCGAAGGAACTCGGCCCGGAGGGCGTCCGCGTGAACTCCGTGCAGCCCGGCCTGATCTCCACCGGCATCCACGCCGCGATGGGCGATCCCGGCCGGCCCGCGCGGATGGCGCCGGAGATCCCGCTGCGCCGGGCCGGCGAGCCGGACGAGGTCGCGGCGGCGATCGCCTGGCTGCTGTCGGACGAGGCGTCGTACACGACGGGCGCCGTCCTGCGCGTGGCCGGAGGACGCTGA